In a genomic window of Occallatibacter riparius:
- a CDS encoding GntP family permease, with protein sequence MIDPHSTFLLLSTLVAVIALILLVAVFKLNPFLSLLVASLGLGIAAGMPMVNIIHSFETGVGGTLGHIAIVVALGTMLGKMMAESGASDTIAHTLVRWFGERRVPLAMMVSGLVVGLPAFFEVGFVLLVPIAFTVARRTRTNIILVCLPMAAGLSVVHGLVPPHPAALMAAMIYKADVGRTILYGLLIGIPTAYLAGPLFAKFIAPSIKLADENPLAEEFVDHGKERSLPSFGLSLITILLPVFLMLLGSWADTFAPAGSTANSIIKLAGNDDMALLVGVLVSFLTLGKMRGFDRDTILRFTNECLAPTATITLLVGAGGGFGRVLQDSGVAHAIISIALQSHVSLLLLAWLTAALVRLATGSATVAMTTAAGIVAPIAAQYTGVHPELLAIATGAGSLIFSHVNDGGFWLVKEYFGLSVPQTLKTWSICETIIAVAGLGFAFALSFAL encoded by the coding sequence ATGATCGATCCCCACAGCACATTTCTGCTTTTGTCGACGCTGGTCGCGGTCATCGCGCTGATTCTGCTGGTGGCTGTGTTCAAGCTGAATCCGTTTCTGAGCCTGCTTGTTGCGTCGCTGGGGCTGGGCATCGCGGCCGGCATGCCGATGGTGAACATCATTCATTCGTTTGAGACGGGCGTGGGCGGGACGCTGGGTCATATCGCGATTGTGGTGGCGCTGGGGACGATGCTAGGCAAGATGATGGCGGAGTCGGGCGCCTCGGACACGATTGCGCACACGCTGGTGCGGTGGTTCGGTGAGAGGCGGGTTCCGCTGGCGATGATGGTGAGCGGGCTGGTGGTGGGATTGCCGGCGTTCTTCGAAGTGGGCTTTGTGCTGCTGGTGCCGATTGCGTTCACGGTGGCGCGGCGTACGAGGACGAACATCATCCTGGTGTGCCTGCCGATGGCAGCGGGGTTATCGGTAGTGCACGGGCTGGTGCCGCCGCATCCTGCGGCGCTGATGGCGGCGATGATCTACAAGGCCGATGTGGGGCGGACGATTCTGTATGGGCTGCTGATCGGGATTCCGACGGCATACCTGGCAGGGCCGTTGTTCGCGAAGTTCATTGCTCCTTCGATCAAGCTGGCTGATGAGAATCCGCTGGCGGAGGAATTTGTCGATCACGGCAAGGAGCGCAGCCTGCCGAGCTTTGGGCTGTCGCTGATAACGATTCTGCTGCCGGTGTTCCTGATGCTGCTGGGGAGCTGGGCCGATACATTTGCGCCGGCGGGCAGCACAGCGAACAGCATCATCAAGCTGGCGGGCAATGATGACATGGCCCTGCTGGTGGGTGTGCTGGTGAGCTTTCTGACGCTGGGCAAGATGCGGGGATTCGACCGCGACACGATCCTGCGGTTTACCAATGAGTGCCTTGCGCCGACGGCGACGATTACGCTGCTGGTGGGCGCGGGCGGAGGCTTTGGACGCGTGCTGCAGGACAGCGGCGTGGCGCATGCGATCATCAGCATCGCGCTGCAGAGTCATGTGTCGCTGCTGCTGCTGGCGTGGCTGACCGCGGCGCTGGTGCGGCTGGCAACGGGATCGGCGACCGTGGCGATGACTACGGCTGCCGGGATTGTGGCGCCCATTGCGGCGCAATATACGGGGGTTCATCCGGAGCTGCTGGCGATTGCAACGGGGGCGGGTTCGCTGATTTTTTCGCACGTGAACGATGGCGGCTTCTGGCTGGTGAAGGAGTACTTCGGGCTGAGCGTGCCGCAGACGCTGAAGACGTGGTCGATTTGCGAGACGATTATTGCTGTGGCAGGGCTGGGATTTGCGTTTGCGCTTTCGTTTGCGCTGTAG